In Helianthus annuus cultivar XRQ/B chromosome 8, HanXRQr2.0-SUNRISE, whole genome shotgun sequence, a single genomic region encodes these proteins:
- the LOC110873302 gene encoding uncharacterized protein LOC110873302, with protein sequence MNEPGAKRLKFNRPVQSCSLSFILQPKIISLLMLVGGWSHGAKLFIQKLMVLAVLNLKTTTCYYLDSLRPSSINEQLRKIIDMVMVVFAARSGTSMRVKLNSVNARFMRERELAKELKFWIMTMLGKE encoded by the exons ATGAATGAGCCCGGGGCTAAACGCCTAAAATTCAACAGGCCAGTTCAATCGTGTTCTTTATCTTTCATTCTACAACCCAAAATAATTTCACTTCTTATGCTAGTAGGGGGATGGTCTCATGGGGCAAAACTGTTTATACAG AAATTAATGGTGTTGGCAGTATTAAACCTGAAAACAACTACATGCTATTATCTTGATTCCCTAAGGCCTAGCAGTATCAATGAGCAGTTGAGGAAAATTATTGATAT GGTAATGGTCGTGTTTGCTGCACGAAGTGGTACTAGCATGAGGGTTAAACTCAACTCGGTCAACGCTAGG TtcatgagagagagagagcttgcAAAGGAGTTGAAATTTTGGATAATGACAAT GTTGGGAAAGGAGTAG